In Porites lutea chromosome 1, jaPorLute2.1, whole genome shotgun sequence, a single genomic region encodes these proteins:
- the LOC140935245 gene encoding adhesion G protein-coupled receptor L3-like gives MIGSCPSDNSEKRLETLCTATSSSFELPVFDLDDSSAYKNIFCAKCNHAGKPVYWKFSASCKGRLTPSDIPRRRTLMLEFIRKNCDWEFSVLPVNSNPRNCLGVKVQCEQSKPYNSLLLSSLCSFYVFPVRGSFQRKNPHCEVCRGNDISAYSCERLYGKKPISRPSPGIPSLDILFDFSSTSHSVKIGNEKTTVQNKECNNGFLFDPFTDQCVKVLTVAHSRKNDESVFRETCLGTSFVKIDLSSVTILPNGSIWIPLHRRTYSNESYFVNGSTVFLCVNYTREFNETTMILKVANLTGRQILTYVGCAISMASLILLLGVYITLAELRTLPGKNLMSLSASMLFYHTVFLMSGQTNLPHLCMVVSILLHFFLLSSFCWMSVMAFDVAKTFTNKGQTSRSARSRGSKVALIKYHIYAWTIPAIIVITSFALDTSGVVFIGYGDTVCWISNGKALLLILGVPVAFNLAFNCAAIFVTLFSIWKTQKSTRRVSDQRRSLPILYLKLSSVMGLTWMLGFIVAFAKVEFLAYLFVLCNSLQGFFITLAFLANKRTFNEVRNVWKSLSRTDGSTNTSAATVRREPLSTDRSEQIAVTTAF, from the exons ATGATTGGCAGCTGTCCATCAGACAACTCTGAAAAGAGATTGGAAACCTTATGCACTGCGACGTCTTCTTCTTTCGAGTTGCCTGTGTTTGATTTAGACGACAGCAGCGCTTACAAGAATATTTTCTGTGCCAAATGCAATCACGCCGGTAAGCCAGTTTACTGGAAATTTTCCGCTTCTTGCAAAGGGCGCCTCACGCCTAGTGATATTCCAAGACGAAGAACGTTGATGTTGGAATTTATAAGGAAGAATTGCGACTGGGAATTTTCAGTCCTGCCTGTTAACAGTAATCCAAGGAACTGTCTGGGGGTAAAAGTCCAGTGTGAACAATCTAAGCCATACAATTCACTATTATTATCCAGTCTCTGTTCCTTTTATGTCTTTCCCGTTCGTGgaagttttcaaagaaaaaacccTCACTGTGAGGTGTGCCGCGGAAATGACATCAGTGCTTACTCTTGCGAACGCCTTTACGGTAAAAAACCTATTTCTAGGCCTTCGCCTGGGATTCCATCTTTGGATATCCTATTTGACTTCTCCTCTACAAGTCATAGCGTTAAAATAGGAAATGAAAAGACAACTGTGCAAAATAAGGAATGCAATAACGGTTTCCTGTTTGATCCTTTTACAGACCAATGCGTCAAAGTTCTTACCGTGGCTCACTCACGTAAAAACGATGAATCCGTTTTTCGTGAAACCTGCCTAGGTACAAGTTTTGTTAAAATTGACTTGAGTTCTGTAACTATTTTGCCAAATGGTTCGATTTGGATTCCTTTACATAGAAGAACATACAGTAACGAGAGTTACTTTGTTAATGGCTCCACGGTGTTTCTTTGCGTTAATTATACGCGAGAGTTCAATGAAACGACAATGATTTTGAAAGTAGCAAACCTAACAGGAAGGCAGATATTGACATACGTTGGTTGTGCAATATCAATGGCGTCCTTGATACTTCTCCTCGGCGTCTATATCACTCTTGCAGAGCTTCGAACGCTTCCTGGAAAGAATCTGATGAGCTTGTCAGCCTCCATGTTGTTTTATCACACCGTCTTTTTAATGTCCGGTCAGACTAACCTCCCACACCTTTGCATGGTTGTATCCATTTTGCTTCATTTCTTTCTGCTGTCGTCCTTCTGCTGGATGAGTGTTATGGCCTTCGATGTTGCTAAGACGTTCACAAACAAAG GACAGACCTCCCGCTCGGCACGCTCACGAGGCAGCAAGGTAGCCTTGATAAAGTACCACATTTATGCTTGGACAATTCCCGCAATTATAGTCATCACTAGCTTTGCTCTTGACACGTCCGGGGTGGTTTTTATTGGATATG GTGATACTGTGTGCTGGATTTCTAATGGAAAAGCACTTCTCCTCATCCTTGGGGTACCTGTGGCATTTAATCTTGCTTTTAATTGTGCCGCAATCTTCGTTACGTTATTTTCCATTTGGAAAACTCAGAAG TCTACGCGGCGGGTGTCAGACCAAAGGAGGAGTCTTCCCATCCTCTACCTAAAGCTATCATCTGTCATGGGACTTACGTGGATGCTGGGATTTATCGTTGCGtttgctaaagtcgaatttttAGCTTACCTTTTTGTACTTTGCAACAGTCTACAAG GCTTCTTTATTACCCTTGCATTTCTGGCAAATAAAAGGACTTTCAACGAAGTGAGAAATGTGTGGAAGTCTCTCTCAAGGACAGATGGATCCACAAACACCAGTGCAGCTACTGTGAGGCGTGAGCCTTTATCTACCGACAGAAGCGAACAAATAGCTGTAACTACAGCTTTCTAA
- the LOC140948681 gene encoding uncharacterized protein, producing the protein MPIQAFLTKPYVLLISVSGDLVIQYYDKLISTQDLLIRLNMTHNRFDVSNICPSLKYTCETVCPMNGNKEAQERMFQKPCYCDKLCLELGDCCYDYFLRCAAHLHLTPNSIHSRYVCVKTNKTRFHGYALIGSCPADNYEKDFDSLCIANSLSLELPVLDLDDRSVYKNMFCARCNQATNPVYWKFSASCIGRFTEHDIPKNRTLMLEFIKNNCKWSFTVPIVNKNLKSCLAVKVSCKTSKPHNSLLSRLCSFYALHFCHNIEYKNPHCEICQGNDLSAFSCDCDTPPNPPSNNDTAGGFLPLDILFDFSSSHHTVKIGQTTTTVKDKKCEHGFVFDPFTDKCIKVYVLDRPMSNNGSYVRYKCRKGSGFVKINLESITVWPNGSIWIPLHKKTYDNGSYFINGSTAFICMNLTRHFSEDAYFKGRQILTFVGCAISMISLILLLAVYTTIPELRTLPGKNLMSLSSSMLFYHIVFLMAGQTAYPSLCMVVSVVLHYTLLSSFCWMSVMAFDVSKTFAKTGQTSRSMRSGSGKMAMIKYHMFAWTTPGVIVVTSYVLDTSGVVYIGYAGRVCWISSGKALLVVLGLPVALVLVFNFVAISLTLLSIWKVQKSSRRVTDQRTSLPILYIKLSSAMGFTWLLGFIVSFADVEFITYLFVISNSLQGFFIFLAFVTNKRTLNRVKGAWVLRFYPANGSANTTSTTDKHRTDAKNVDEQQVTTAL; encoded by the exons ATGCCAATACAAGCATTCCTGACCAAACCTTACGTTTTATTAATTTCAGTGTCTGGAGATTTAGTGATTCAATATTATGACAAGTTGATCAGCACACAAGATCTTCTTATACGACTAAACATGACCCACAATCGATTCGATGTGAGCAACATATGTCCCTCTTTGAAATACACTTGTGAAACAGTCTGTCCTATGAATGGCAACAAAGAGGCTCAAGAGAGGATGTTTCAGAAACCTTGTTACTGCGATAAACTATGTCTGGAGCTTGGTGACTGTTGTTATGACTACTTTCTACG TTGTGCAGCTCACCTGCACCTCACACCAAACAGTATTCATTCGAGGTATGTTTGCGTAAAGACGAACAAGACAAGGTTTCATGGCTACGCTCTAATTGGCAGCTGTCCGGCAGACAACTATGAGAAGGATTTCGACTCGTTATGCATTGCAAACTCTTTATCTCTCGAACTGCCAGTCTTAGACCTAGACGACAGGAGTGTATACAAGAACATGTTCTGTGCCAGATGCAATCAGGCTACAAACCCAGTGTACTGGAAGTTTTCTGCCTCCTGTATTGGGCGTTTCACAGAGCATGATATTCCAAAAAATAGAACATTGATGTTGGAGTTCATAAAGAATAACTGCAAATGGAGCTTTACCGTCCCGATTGTTAACAAAAACCTCAAGAGCTGCTTAGCCGTTAAAGTTTCATGTAAAACATCGAAACCACACAATTCACTGCTGTCTCGTCTTTGTTCGTTTTATGCCCTTCATTTTTGTCACAATATTGAGTACAAGAATCCCCATTGTGAAATATGTCAGGGAAACGACCTCAGTGCGTTTTCATGTGATTGCGACACTCCTCCAAACCCACCCTCGAACAATGACACCGCCGGTGGATTTCTGCCTTTGGATATCTTATTCGATTTCTCCTCTTCTCACCACACTGTTAAAATTggacaaacaacaacaacggtgAAGGACAAGAAATGCGAGcacggatttgtttttgatccctTTACAGACAAGTGTATAAAAGTGTATGTTCTGGATCGGCCAATGTCAAACAATGGTTCTTACGTCAGATACAAATGCAGGAAAGGTTCTGGCTTTGTCAAAATTAACTTAGAATCCATTACTGTGTGGCCAAATGGCTCAATATGGATCcctttgcacaagaaaacataTGATAACGGAAGTTACTTTATAAATGGCTCTACGGCATTCATTTGCATGAATCTTACACGGCATTTTTCTGAAGACGCATATTTTAAGGGAAGGCAGATATTGACATTTGTGGGTTGTGCAATATCTATGATATCCTTGATTCTCCTCCTCGCCGTATATACCACCATTCCGGAGCTAAGAACGTTGCCTGGAAAAAATCTGATGAGTTTGTCAAGCTCCATGCTGTTTTATCACATTGTCTTTTTGATGGCCGGCCAGACAGCTTACCCATCCCTTTGCATGGTGGTATCTGTTGTCCTTCACTATACTCTGCTGTCATCGTTTTGCTGGATGAGTGTAATGGCTTTTGATGTTTCCAAGACGTTTGCAAAGACAG GTCAGACCTCCCGCTCGATGCGCTCAGGAAGCGGTAAAATGGCCATGATAAAGTACCACATGTTTGCTTGGACAACTCCTGGAGTTATTGTCGTCACCAGCTATGTTCTTGACACATCGGGTGTAGTTTATATTGGTTACG CTGGCAGGGTCTGCTGGATTTCCAGTGGCAAAGCTCTTCTCGTTGTCCTTGGGTTACCAGTGGCTCTAGTTcttgttttcaactttgtcGCAATTTCTCTAACGCTGCTGTCCATTTGGAAAGTTCAAAAG TCCAGCCGCCGGGTAACAGATCAGAGAACAAGCCTTCCCATTCTTTACATCAAGCTATCATCTGCAATGGGATTTACTTGGCTGCTGGGATTTATTGTTTCGTTTGCAGATGTGGAGTTCATCACTTACTTGTTTGTGATTTCCAACAGCCTGCAAG GGTTCTtcatttttcttgcttttgtaACAAATAAAAGGACACTAAATAGAGTGAAAGGTGCCTGGGTGTTGCGATTCTATCCAGCTAATGGATCGGCAAACACTACCTCAACTACTGACAAGCACAGGACTGACGCAAAAAATGTGGACGAACAACAGGTTACAACAGCATTGTAA